From a region of the Triticum aestivum cultivar Chinese Spring chromosome 7D, IWGSC CS RefSeq v2.1, whole genome shotgun sequence genome:
- the LOC123164655 gene encoding chlorophyll a-b binding protein 1B-21, chloroplastic, protein MAMASSSGLRSCSAVGVPSLLAPSSRSGRSGLPFCAYATTSGRVTMSAEWFPGQPRPAHLDGSSPGDFGFDPLGLATVPENFERFKESEIYHCRWAMLCVPGVLVPEALGLGNWVKAQEWAALPDGQATYLGNPVPWGNLPTILAIEFLAIAFAEQQRTMEKDPEKKKYPGGAFDPLGFSKDPAKFEELKLKEIKNGRLAMLAFVGFCVQQSAYPGTGPLENLATHLADPWHNNIGDIVIPRNIYGP, encoded by the exons ATGGCGATGGCGTCGTCAAGCGGGCTGAGGAGCTGCAGCGCCGTGGGCGTGCCGAGCCTGCTGGCGCCTTCGTCCCGGTCCGGCCGCTCCGGGCTGCCGTTCTGCGCCTACGCCACCACCTCCGGCCGCGTCACCATGTCCGCCGAGTGGTTCCCCGGCCAGCCCCGCCCCGCCCACCTCGACGGCTCCTCGCCAGG GGACTTCGGGTTCGACCCCCTGGGCCTCGCCACCGTGCCGGAGAACTTCGAGCGGTTCAAGGAGTCCGAGATCTACCACTGCCGCTGGGCCATGCTCTGCGTG CCTGGGGTGCTGGTGCCGGAGGCGCTGGGGCTGGGCAACTGGGTGAAGGCGCAGGAGTGGGCGGCGCTCCCCGACGGGCAGGCGACGTACCTGGGCAACCCGGTGCCGTGGGGCAACCTGCCGACCATCCTGGCGATCGAGTTCCTGGCCATCGCCTTCGCGGAGCAGCAGCGCACCATGGAGAAGGACCCGGAGAAGAAGAAGTACCCCGGCGGCGCCTTCGACCCGCTCGGCTTCTCCAAGGACCCCGCCAAGTTCGAGGAGCTCAAGCTCAAGGAGATCAAGAACG GGCGGCTGGCGATGCTGGCGTTCGTGGGGTTCTGCGTGCAGCAGTCGGCGTACCCCGGCACCGGCCCGCTGGAGAACCTGGCCACGCACCTCGCGGACCCGTGGCACAACAACATCGGCGACATCGTCATCCCCAGAAATATCTACGGCCCTTGA